A region of the Primulina eburnea isolate SZY01 chromosome 7, ASM2296580v1, whole genome shotgun sequence genome:
ctttatgacattcgtacactgcatCTTTGCGGTGTTTCCACTATTCgttgcagtctgctttgtagtgttgtcggttgaatgtccttttcgttaactgatgacatgtacatgtgaaggatcagttgataagcaATAGCTGATAAGCTCACAATTGAGTGTAGCAACTAATccgtttccaactgatcagtcacttGTCTGCTTAAGTTCAGTTTAGCTGGTTTAGTTGCCTTTATTAATctacgcattaatcttcagttataGGCAACTGTCAGTTTGAGTATTTGTTTAGTTACTTACAAACTTCTTGATCAGTTAATCCAATTGATTTAAgcacttagtttgtcaaacaaccGAAATTTAATTTCCAACATCTTATTTATTTGGTCAAACTTTTCACGGACTGTCACATGTCCAAAATTTGAACGGTCACGAGATATAAAGAGCAACCGCCCTCTCAGAATTGTTCTCACCATTTCCAAAGTTTCTAACTCTCGTATTTTCAGAGCAATTCACTTGTATTCTTCTTTCCTTACAGCTAAAACCAAATCAAATGGCATCTCAAACATCAGCTTATCTGTCAAATGCTGTTGCAATTGACTTTGAATCGATTCTTGCAAAATTCGAAGAATCATTTCGCAGCctatttgaaaatattgaaGCATCTAGGCTTCGTACCTTTCTAGGGTTGGTGACCCAATAAATCTACTCTACTAACATTCTGTCAATCTATGAGTCTAGCTCAGTCACTGATGACTGGAAGATTGGTATGAAGGTGAACGACCACATTCTGATCGTGGATGACGAGTTTTTCAGAATTGTGTTTCAACTCCCAACTGAAGGTCTCTCCAGTTTCTCAGAGGTTTCTGCTCCTGATATTGAATAGATGTAGACCACTCTATCAAAAACTAGGCCAAATCAAAGTGTCTGATCCAAAGAAAAAACTGAAACTAGAGTACCATCAACTGGCTGATATTGTTGTGAAGGGAATTCTAGCAAAAGCAGGTTTTTTTGTTGCTCTCACTCTTGAAATGTTCTAGTCTATGACTGCTATTGTCAAGGGGATCAAAATGAACTGGTCATCTATCCTCTTCATAATCTTGAAGAATATGATGCAGACTTCGAAGCAGTCAAAAAGTTTTTCACCTTATTTGAGCAGGCTAGTTGAAGATTCAGGGAATAGGGATACTTCCAATATCTTCCTCTTCAGTTATCAAGTTCAAAATCTTCACATCTGCCAAAGTTCAGCCAAAGAAGTCAGGCGTTGACAATCCAGCTGCTAAGGCCAAGGAAAATGACAAGGTAAAACCAGCAGCTGCTCCCAAGTCCAAAAGGAAACTAGTCATGTCTACCAGTAATCCGGAGAAGACCCCTTCTTCTGTACTGCTGAATAAGCCAAGGTCTTAGAAGACAAAGCCAACTACAACTCCTGGAGCTCTTCCCGAGCTTAGATTTTTGCCATCAGGAGTTGAGCAACCTATTACGGCAGTTCCAATTCAGTCGGTTCAACCAGCTTCCATGATGAAGCAAATGACTGCAGCTGACTACCCCTTGACCATTATAACTGAATTTGTAGAGAAGATGAAACTAACCGCGATTCCAGCTCCTCTCACAATAGTTGTGCGCCCCACAGTCCTACCGCCAGCTCGCCCAAAAGGTGTGATCATCAGAGAGGTGGTGGACGCAACTGGTTCTACTCTGGATTTGACTCATGCCCTAACTGATTTGAAGGGAAAGGCAAAGCTGATTGAAGAATTGCGACCCAACAATGCAATTCAGACTGACCTCATTATGGAAGCCATTAATGAACATTTAGAGCTGAAGATAGAGAATTATGATGAATGGATGAACTTCAGAACAATCACACTGGAGAAAAAACTGAAAATGAATAAAGTTCTGAAGCAGTTCATCTCTTTGGAATCAGCTGTCATGAAAGTTGTCGTAGGTGTTATGGCATGTTGCTCTCCCCTTTACTACCCTTATAGCCACACATTGACCCATATCCTAAACTTTTCCTTTTTTTGAAAAAACTATTGTATTCTTTGTTGTCTTTCTCGTTCAATTtcattttcatctttttcaCCCATCAATGAATTTTCTATTATCTCCTTGTATCCCGTAGCCTTGGACATACggacatcattctttatttataCTATTAGCCCTCTTATAAAGTGTTCCCTCGTTCACTATCATTtcgcaataaatcctccaaaacctgaatcactcgctcagactggccatctatCTGCGgatgaaaagctgtactgaatagcaactttgtccccatggttgcatgtaagctcttccaaaaggacgatgtaaacctcgggtccctgtcggacacaatagtaACTGGAATTCCGTGCAAAcaaactatctccctgatatagagctccgcatactgcgtcattaAGAAAGTCATCTTCACTGGCAGGAAGTGCGAGGACATATTGAGTCGGTCAACTATAACCTAAATAGCattggatcctctgactgacctaggcaacccaataacaaaatccatagtgatattctcTCATTTTCACTCtgggatagggagtggcttaagcattcctgctggcctctgattttCTGCCTTcgcctgctgacaagtgaggatTTCTGATACGTAtcggcggatgtctctcttcatagCTAGCCACCAATACAGGATctgcaaatccttatacattttgGTACCTCCTAGGtggatggaatacggagatgcatgtgccttcgacaaaatatcctctctgatggAATCAAcattaggcacccacattctacctctgtatctcacaataacATTAGAGACTGCGTAtagtacactgcccttggcctcatctttcaGCCTCCATTTCTGCAAATGCTCATCTGAAAGCTGTCCTCtacggattcggtctagcaaatccgatttgactgtcagattagatagTCTGGGAACTCTGCCCTTGGGATAAACCTCTAacccaaacctctgaatctcagactgaagaggtctctgtacTGACAACTGTGCTATGCCTGCAACTTTTtggctcaaggcatctgccacaacgttaGTTTTCCctagatggtagctaatttcgcaatcatagtctttttccaattccaaccaccgtctctgtctcatatttagttctttctgcgtgaagaagcacttgagactcttgtgatcagtgaatatctgacatttcttgccatacaagtagtgtctccaaatcttcaacgtaAAGACAACGTCGggtaactcaagatcatgagtcggatagttcttctcacgcaccttcaactgcctggaagcataagctatcacccgatcatgctgcatcaacactgtgcctaacccgagcttagatgaaTCGCTGTGTAACACGAAGTTTCCTTGTCCcaatggcatggctaacactggcgcAGAAATCAGAGCTTGCTTCAAgatatcgaagctcttctggaacTCGCCACTCCACAcgaacttagcattcttcttggtcagtgaagtgGGCGGCATTGCTATCGAagaaaacccctgaataaacttacggtagtaacctgctaaacctagaaaactacggatctctgaagCATTcctcggctcaacccattccttaatgGCTGCCACCTTTGCTGGATCCACCTCTATACCACTGCTTGTCACTATGTGACCTGAAAaggctaccttctccaaccagaattcacacttactgaacttcgcaaataacttgtgactctgcaagatctgtaaaattgtcctcaaatgctgactGTGCTTCTCGTAGTTCTTCTAGTATATAAGAAtttcgtcaatgaatactatgacgaactgaccTAAGTAGGGCTGAAACACTCGGTTCATGatgtccatgaaaattgctggagcatttgtcagtcCAAACGGgatcaccaagaactcgtaatgcccatacctggttctaaaggTTGTCTTGTGAAATCTGCATCCTTGATCTTCAGTTGGTGATACCCtaatcgaagatctatcttagaaaacaccgaagctccctgcaactgatcgaacatgTCCTCGATTCTTGGtaatgggtatttattcttgatcgttaccttgttcaattctcggtaatttatacacaacctcatgctcccatctttcttattcacaaagagcactggtgcgccccacggtgagaaactagggcgaatgaattccttgtcaAGGAGCTATTGAACctgctgcttgagttctaacatctcagctggagctaattgATACAAGCCTTAGATATTGGCACTCCTGGCATAAGATCAATGGCGAACTCCAcgtctctctctggtggaattCCTGTGACGTCGTCTGGAAAGACTTCAGGAAAATCTCTGACTAGCGGTACTTCAGATATAGAcggagtgggcacgtcaggtGTGGAAATAATGCTGGCCAAAAAGGCCTAACACCCCTTAGAAATAAGTTTccgtgcctgcatgcaagagatcatgcgagggaagctTCTCCATCTAGCAGGTTCAAatagaaactgctccatacTCAACGGTCTAACCAATACTGACcttttctgaaaatcaatcaggaATCGGttcttcgtcagccagtccaagcccaaaataatatcaaattctgacattggcaacacaatcaaatttgcatacactaggtggccttgCAGTTCAAGatcgatgtctctgaccacCCTAATAGCTGACAATTCTTCctctgatgggactgtcactgaatagtTCACAACAAGGCCAATGAACTTGATGTCCAAATGATTAGCGAACGTCTTCGAGATAAATTAATTTGTGGCCCcagaatctatcaaggccttagtagctaatctcttaatgaaaatatatcctgagagacgttagcacaacacaacttatatcccaaaagtTCTAATATCACACTTGTGCAATGAAAGACACCAAAATACCATCTAGaacactaataatcccaaatcaAAATAAACATGAAAGCGTGACAAAAATTTTAATACTGCTGAATTAAATACGTTACCAGTAAAAAATGTCGTGTTTTTAccgcctcctgagcatgcatggcgaacaccCTGCCCTGGATTagctgcttccactgtgggcactccttcAACATGTTGTCACTTTTCCCGCACTTAAAACATTTTCTTGACCCATATAAACAATGTCCCGGATGTTGGCGGTGGCATTTCGGGCACACTACGTACTCAACGGGCCTCTGCAGAGCCAGCTGCTGTGGAACAGGACCCTTGCCTTTCTCTCGTCCTTGGAAAGGCTTCTTCCCTTGCTGCCCATGGAAgggcctcttaaactgaggtcGCTGCTGATGCGgcgcctgatagggcctcttgcctgCCTGTCATTTTTCAATGTCTCTCTAATCCTTCACTGCCGCCAAAGCTCTAGACACAGCAACTGTGTAGgtagtaggaccagcaactcgaACGTCGCGGCGCAAGACCGGCCGCAACCtatccataaaatgcctcagcttctccAGGGCATCATTTGCAATTAAGGGCAcaaagtaacaccccctctcaaacttcctcacaaactTTGCTACGctgctgtctccctgtcgcagccccatgaactccctggtcagcctggatcgtacttcctcagtgaagtacttggagtagaacaccTCTTTGAACCCATTCCACGTCAGAGTCTGCAAGTTCACCGAtactgacgcactctcccaccacaatctgacatcccctgtcagaaggaacgtggcacacctGACTTGGTCTGCATCTGCCAGCTCCATGAAATCAAAgattacttcgatggacttaatccatccttcagatatcatcgggtcagtggtcccCGAATATTCCTTCGGATTCATTCTCCTAAATCTTTCGTACACAGCCTCCGGTCTGGGCCTTGCCCCTTCATCTACCGCAgcttggttccccgcaaactgcgcgaagaactgcgtcatacctACAAGCATCTTTGCTTGCATATCTGggggtggaggaggaggatCGTCTCTCCCCTCATCGCGAGTCTCCCTGTCCTCCTCTCTTGCTTCCCGATTAATCAAGcatctaggaggcatattgttccaataatttacccaacacgtaaacccacatgcatgaacataataagaatatcataagatgcacgtaatttgaaCTTAAACATGAACATGTTGAAACCATGACTCAATACTTACTACACAACATAGTTTAAAACatgaaaacttacagacttgatgtgtgacttcgtgagcttctcgcaactggcagtaggcgtaaccctttataAGAACATCgctttgataccaactgtaacataccgtacttttaaactatttaaaatttgcggaaaaattgaaatttttcttaaataagaaGTGAACCTTCACAATTTTGATAAAGTAAACTGTTCATCCCACAACCATTGtacaaaagatctcaaagtaAAGTTTACAAAAATATGTGCTTAAAATCTCATGACTGGTAATGTAAAtcaaagtaattttttttaaacattcataaaacttaaaacatggcgctcctcgggtttagcctcccgctcagtccaagccagctcactgGTCCGCACCCCTTGTCTCCTCAAATGCATCCtcatctgcatcgatcaagtctagtgagtctaaaaactcaacacgtataaactggaattagcaagtaatacgtaataaaaccacatgcgactttaaaatagagcgtacttacttgaaacttgaacttgcaattaaacttgaacatacatacataacatagacgtgccataacgtgaaacttttcttaaacatgcttgcatacttgtacataattgaacatacataaacttcataattttgcgtagaggcatgtttcaaagcaagtgacccatacataaatacgtctgatcagattaaaccacagtactgggctgacagggaagataaactgccacatacatgagatccccgttcataatttaacgggtgcattggtccctggtcatacttgaccgctttccaatcctgatctaaacccgttcataatttaacggggtggattggtccctggtcatactttaccgctttccattctcatacataatttggtcacaagacatttagtaCACCTCAAAAACGTAAAAATGCACGtccaacatacttacttgacgttaagggattcgttggatttcgcttggggccactgctgcataTACTAACATGTGTTCAAACACTTATATTTCTTATCTTAGACGTAGCAGGTGGGAGTTTGTGTTCGGTTATCGGATATCCGATCCGACCCAATCGTTTATTACCCGATCAGGTCGGTTTTTTTTATCACAAAATCATGTTCGGGTTTCTACCCGAACCCGATTTACAAATGTCGGGTTGGTTTTGGGTAGTAATTTACTACCCGAATCAAAAAGCGGGTACccgaaatattatatatatatatatatatatatatattatgttttatGTTCTATATTATACTGGTACAGTGGTACCCGAAATTATTtacattctatatatatatatatatatatatatatatatatatatatatatataatgttttaTATAGTTAAAGAAAAAAAACTAAATCCCTAATCCTAATTATTCTCTACTGTCTTCACAGCTGCGGCTCTTCGCTGAGTTCGCTCTTCGCCTCTTCCTTCTTCACCAAGCTCCCGACTTTTTTCTGCACCATGCAGCTCAGCCCTCAGCCAGTCACCTGCCTCTTCTCAGGTATGAATTggtaatttttcttttaacttGCATTATTGAAAATATATCATTACGGTCAATCATAGGCTTTTTCTTGGGGGAAATAAATAATagaatgatttttaaaatataaatttctcCTACAGATATATGAGGAACGTGAATCATTTTGTGATTAGATTATAATATTTGTTCATAAAAATTGGAAAAGGTGCTCGTGCAAGAATAATGAAGGTGCTCGTGCATGATTGTATGAATTTTTCACTGGTATATCTATtacaaaataaatgtatgaATTGTTCACTGGTATGATTGTATGAATGATGAAGGTTATCGTGCATTGAGTAAATAAATGGATTTGTTCCCTCTTTAATGTGTGTGTATACAATTTGTTCACTGGTGGTATCACTGGATTTGTTCCCACTGAACGTATCTTAGGCTTTTGTTCACTGTATGAATGATGAATGGTTTAGTTTTCACTGGATTTTTTCGTCTTTAAAATGCTGAAATTGTGTTTCACTGTCAATGTGCAAGAAGATTTTGTTTTGTGATTATTCGGCCAGTGATCTATCAAAGTGCAAGATTTTGTTTTGTGATCATTCGGGTTACCTTATTGCATATTTTGGATTTCAGAAATTTATTGTGTAGTAGGAGAGTGTAATAGATCATCTAATGGAAGAAGCTGATAATGCTGATGAGAAAAAGAACAATGATGCTGATTGTGTGGAATATTTAGAAACTGATGGTGATAAAGATGAAGTGAAACCCGAGTCTTAAAAGAGAGCTAGGAAAGATATGACCTCTAGATCACAATATTGGAAACACTTTGAAAAATTCTATTGTGAAAGTGACAAGGTGCAAAAAGGTCGGTGCAAATATTGTTGTAGAGAGATTAAGGCAGATCCAAGAATACATGGGACTCGATCTTTACAGAATCACTTCGcttcttgtaaaaaaaaaacctcATGAAGTTGCAACTAGTCAAGCCCAGATTTCTTTTCAACGATCAAAAGATTATCCGAAAGAAACGCAAATTGATACTTGGAAATTTGATTAGAACAAATTAAGAGAGGCACTAACTTATTGGTTAATTGTGGATGAACTTCTTTTCAAGAACAAAGGTTTTAGACACTTCATGTCAATTGCATGTCCAGTGTTTAGCATTCCATCTCGAAGGACAACAACCAAGGATGTTTATAATCTGTACATGAATGGAAAAGTGCAGTTGATGTATTTTATGAAACAACATGGTCCAAGAATTTCTACAACTACAGACACATGGACATCAATGCAAAAGTGTATTATATGTGTCTAACTGCTCATTTCATTGATGATGAATGGACTTTGCAAAagagaattttgaatttttgtccGATTTCTGGACATAAGAGTGAAGATGTGGGTAAAGCAGTTGAAAAATGTTTACTTGATTGGAGAGTTGATAAAATTTTTACCATCACAGTTGATAATGCCTCATCAAATGATGGTGCAATAACATATTTGCAAAAAAGGTTTGACAATtggaaaacaaatattttaggGGGGAAATATTTACATATGTGATGTATTGCACATATTGTCAACCTTATTGTGCAGGATGGTCTGAATGGGAAAGACGAACATTTAGCTATCTCTCGAATTAGAGGAGCAGTGAGGTATGTCCGAAACTCCCCAGCAAGGTATGAAAGATTTTGTGAATGTGTTGAGATAAAAAAGATAGATACAAAGAAATTGTTGAGCCTTGATGTACCAACAAGATGGAACTCAACATATCTAATGTTAGAGTCAGCAATATCTTTGAAAAGAGGATCTGATTCATATGCCAATATAGATCTTGCCTACGTGAATGATCTCTTGAAACCCCGTATGATGGGATTCAGTCGGAATATGATTGGGAAAGGGATAGTTTGTTGGTCAAGTTTCTTGGACACTTTTACAAGCTCACTTTGGCAATTTCTGGCTCTCTATATGTTACTTCGAGCACCATATTTCATGAAATAAGTGATTTTGACATGCTTCTAAAACAGTGGTTAGTAAGCGATGATTTTGAATTAAGTGAAATGTCAAGAAAAATGAAAGATAAGTTTGACAAGTACTGGGGTTCGATTGAAAAAATGAACATGATGTTATATGCAATGATTCTTGATCCTCGTCACAAATTAGAGTTTGTTGAGTTTTCATTTGATACAATGTATGATCATATCACAAAGAACACGATGATGAAGGAAGAAGTGAAGAGCGGAATGCAAGAACTTTTTTCCGATTATAAAGTGACACATGGAACTCCAGGAAGTTCGGTACGTTCTGCATTAGGTTCTACATCATTTTCAAAAGATTCTCAATCTAATAATTCAATGACTTCTAGAACATACTTGAAAGATGAGTTTAGAAAATACAAACTTGGTGGGAAAAAagaatatgtgaagtcagagTTGGAGAAATATTTAAGTGAGGATCGTGAGGATTGTGATGAAATTTTGACATCCTTCAGTGGTGGAAAGTCAATTCTCATATATTTCCTATTCTTTCTCGATTGGCACGTGATATCTTAGCTATTCTTTTCTCCATTGTTGCTTTGGAAGCAGCATTTAGTACATGTGGTCGTGTTTTGGATGCGTTTAGAAGTTCATTGTCTCCTAGAATAGTTCAAGCTTTGGTATATACCCGAGATTGACTAAGATTGAATTCTAAGCCTATATGCGTGGAGGAAGATTTGGTTGAAATCGAAATACTTGAGAAAGGCTTATTTTTTGTCTCTttatttttctatatttattCTTAATGGTTATGTTTTATTCTCTAATGACTAatctatttgttttttttattatttttggcaTAGAATTAACAAACTCAGGGAAGGATTCAACCATAATTGATATATAATTATGAAAAACATCAACAATCgattattttaagtttgtaAAGTTTTAAATTCATTATATTCGACGactgtaaaattttaaaatttaaattctttatATTTATATACTTTAATAATGATTGTCTTAGAAAACTAATAGAATTATAGCATTTCAGGTACTTTGATTTGATTGGACAAATGATGATTTAGCTTGGAAGTTGGAAGATGATTTACAACTTTTTTTTAATCTATTGTTGATGATTTGAAGAAGTTGATGTTTTACTTTCCAAGATGATTGGATTGGTTACTATATGATGGATTTTTTTGTCTATGGTGAATTCAAGTGGTTTTGCCTTTGAttgacatatattttatttagattGATGGTTTCCTAcaattttttattgttgttgTGCTATTTTGTGTAGAGTAGGTATTTACATATACATCGAGAAAGAAGAtaatttttttgtcaaaaatttCGGGTATCCGAAATCGGGTACCCGACTACACATGAAATTTTCGGGTACCTGAACCGTCGGGTAGCACCTTTTAAAATTCGGGTTCGGGTACTAAATAAAatacccgaaaatttcgggtaCCCGACCCGAATTACCCGAACCCGTGAAACCCGACCGACACCCACCcctagacgtaggtactcgggCTTGCCACCGAAGTAAATAAATAtcttatgacattctaaatcACTCGaaacttgacctcgtttaatcatcgtactaaaccatgacataaaaccccaaataaaatcctatattttatattcatacccacaaaacaaatcctatgttttatattcatatttaaaaaaataaaaaaaattattcgttggatttcgcttggggccactgttgcacatactaacatgagttcgAATACTTATCTTTCTTATCTTAGACGTATGTACTCGGGCTCGCCACCGAAGTAAATAAATAGCCTATGACATTTTAAATCActtgggacttgacctcgtttaatcatcgtacgaAACCATGACATAGAAC
Encoded here:
- the LOC140835709 gene encoding uncharacterized protein, which translates into the protein MPPTSLTKKNAKFVWSGEFQKSFDILKQALISAPVLAMPLGQGNFVLHSDSSKLGYHLGKTNVVADALSQKVAGIAQLSVQRPLQSEIQRFGLEVYPKGRVPRLSNLTVKSDLLDRIRRGQLSDEHLQKWRLKDEAKGSVLYAVSNVIVRYRAMKRDIRRYVSEILTCQQAKAENQRPAGMLKPLPIPE